The following is a genomic window from Streptomyces lincolnensis.
GACGACGACGTGGGGCAGGCCCATGGTGCCGAGGAAGGTGGCGAGGATCAGGCCGTACGTGGCGTACAGGGGCCGTTCCTCGCGGCTGGTGGCCAGGGAGGTCGACATGCCGCCGTTGGTGCCGCGGTCGGCGACCGGGACGGCGGCCCCCTTGTCGAAGGTCAGCCGGGTGCCCTGCTCGATGTGGTGCGTGCCGGCGGGCAGGCGCAGCCGGTCGTCGTCGTGCGGGCGGCCGTCGATCGTGCCGCTGACCGTGACCGTGAGCGGCGCGTCGAGCTTGAGGTCCAGGCTCGTGTCGACGCGGACGTTGCGCTGCTCGCGGAAGGCGGCCGGTTCCTCGAAGGCGTGGCGGGGGGCGCCGTCGCCCTGCCAGGCGAGGGTCAGGAAGAGGGCGGGGACCAGCAGGGCGGTGAGCTTGAGCCAGTACTGGAAGGCCTGGACGAAGGTGATGCTGCGCATGCCTCCGGCGGCGACGGTGGCGACCACGACGGCCGCCACGATCACTCCGCCGAGCCAGCCGGGCGCCCCGGTCAGCACGGTCAGCGTCAGTCCGGCGCCCTGGAGCTGGGGCAGCAGGTAGAGCCAGCCGACGCCGACGACGAAGGCGCCGGCGAGCCGTCGGACCGCCTGGGAGGCGAGCCGGGCCTCGGCGAAGTCGGGCAGCGTGTAGGCGCCGGAGCGGCGCAGCGGGGCGGCGACGAACAGGAGCAGGACCAGGTAGCCGGCGGTGTAGCCGACCGGGTACCAGAGCATGTCGGGGCCCTGCACGAGGACCAGTCCCGCGATGCCGAGGAAGGAGGCGGCGGAGAGGTACTCGCCGCTGATGGCGGCCGCGTTGAGGCGGGGGCCGACGGTGCGGGAGGCGACGTAGAAGTCCGAGGTGGTGCGGGAGATGCGCAGGCCGAAGGCGCCGACGAGGACGGTGGCGACGACGACGAGGGCGACGGCGGGGACGGCGTAGCTGGAGTTCATGTGCCCGTGGTCGTCCTCACCGGTCTTCGACGAGGCGCACGAAGTCCCGCTCGTTGCGTTCGGCGCGGCGCACGAACCAGCGGGCGAGCAGGACCATCGGGGCGTAGAGACCGAAGCCGAGGACGGCCCATTCGATGCGGCGGGACTCGGGCATCGCCGCGAAGAGCAGCGGCAGCGGGCCGATGAGCAGGGTGAGGAAGGCGAACACGGCGAGGGCGGCGCGCAGTTGGGTGCGCATCAGGGAGCGGACGTAGGTGTGGCCGAGGGTGGTCTGCTCGTCGATCTCGGTGCGGGGCCGGTAGTAGCCGGAGATCCTGCGGGTGCGGCGGGGCGGGCCGGTGACGACGACCCGGCGTTCGGTGGGGTTCTGGGGCACCGTCACGACCTCCTCATCAGCAGGTCCCGCAGCTCGCGGGCGTGGCGGCGGCTGACCTGGAGCTCCTCGGAGCCGACCAGGACGCTCACCGTACCCGCGTCCAGGCGGAGCTCGCCGACGTGGCGCAGGGAGACCAGGTGGCGGCGGTGGATGCGGACGAAACCGCGGGAGCGCCAGCGCTCCTCCAGGGTGGACAGCGGGATCCGGACGAGGTGGCTGCCCCGGTCGGTGTGCAGGCGGGCGTAGTCGCCCTGGGCCTCGACGTGGGTGATGTCGTCCACGGAGACGAACCGGGTGACGCCGCCGAGCTCGACGGGTATGTGGTCGGGGTCGGGTTCGTGCACGGGGATGCGCGGGGCGCTGTCGAGGCGTTCGGCGGCCCGCCGGACGGCCTCGGCGAGGCGCTCCTTGCGTACCGGTTTCAGGACGTAGTCGACGGCCTTGAGGTCGAAGGCCTGGACGGCGAAGTCCTCGTGGGCGGTGACGAAGACCACGAGCGGCGGCTGGGCGAACCCGGTGAGCAGCCGGGCGAGGTCCAGCCCGTCGAGGCCGGGCATGTTGATGTCGAGGAAGACGACGTCGATCGCCTCCGGCCCGTCCGGCCCCGACTCCAGCGCGCGGTTGATGCGGCGCAGCGCCTCGGTCGCGTCGCCCGCGCCCTCCACGCTGCCGATGCGGGGGTCGGCGTTCAGGAGGTAGAGCAGTTCCTCCAGCGAGGGGCGTTCGTCGTCGACAGCCAGGGCGCGCAGCATGAACCCGGAGTGTAGGAGTAATTCGTACGTGTGCACACGTGCCGGGGTGTGGGCGCCCCCGCTGGATACAGTGCGGACATGAACAGCAGGCCCACGCCGTTCGACGAGCTCGACCGGAAGATCCTCACGGCGCTGATGGCGAACGCCCGCACCAGCTTCGCGGAGATCGGCGCGGTGGTGGGTCTGTCCTCGACGGCGGTCAAGCGGCGGGTGGACCGGCTGCGGGACACGGGGGTGATCACCGGCTTCACGGCGACGGTGAAGCCGGCGGCGCTGGGCTGGCGCACCGAGGCGTACGTCGAGGTGTACTGCGAGGGCGCGGCCCCGCCACGGCGGCTCGCGGAGGTGGTCCGCAACCATCCGGAGATCACCGCGGCGATGACCGTGACCGGCGGCGCGGACGCGCTGCTGCACGTGCGGGCGCGGGACGTGGAGCATTTCGAGGAGGTGCTGGAGCGGATCCGGGTGGAGCCGTTCATCCGGAAGACGATCAGTGTGATGGTGCTGTCCCACCTCCTGCCGGAAAGTCCGGAGGCCGGTGCCAGCCAGCCCGCCCCGGTCGACGCAACAGAACTGCGCTGAGGCGCCCGAAGACGCAGCATTCCTGCGTGGACACGCAATCCCTGTTCCTTGTCGGGCGTCTCCGTCAGTTCCTACCTTGGTGTCAACCCTCAGTCGACACCGCAGGAAGCGGAGGAACCCCTCTGTGACCGATTCCCGTGTGCCGCGCCGTCGGCGATTCCTCGTCTGCGAACCCAGACACTTCGCCGTGCAGTACGCGATCAATCCCTGGATGCGTCCCGACGCGCAGGTCGACGTCGACCTGGCCCGGGAGCAGTGGCAAACGCTGATCAGCACCTATGACGCCCACGGCCACACCGTGGACGCCGTGGATCCGGTCCCCGGACTCCCGGACATGGTCTTCGCCGCGAACTCCGCCGTCGTCGTCGACGGCCGGGTCTTCGGCTCCCTCTTCCACGCCCCCGAGCGCCGCCCCGAGTCCACGCACTACGACACGTGGTTCACGTCCGCGGGCTACGACGTCCACCGCCCCGAGTCGGTCTGCGAGGGCGAGGGCGACCTCGTCTGGACCGGCCGGTACGTGCTGGCCGGCACCGGGTTCCGCACGAGCCGGGAGGCGCACCGCGAGGTGCAGGAGTTCTTCGGCCATCCGGTGATCAGCCTGACGCTGGTCGACCCGCGGTTCTACCACCTGGACACCGCGCTGTTCGTGCTCGACGACTCCACCGGCGGCAACAACATCGTGTACTACCCGGAGGCGTTCACGCCGGGCAGTCGCGAGGTACTCGCCAGGCTGTACCCCGACGCGGTCCTCGCGACCCACGACGACGCGATGGCCTTCGGCCTGAACTCGGTGTCCGACGGCCGAAACGTCTTCATCGCACCCCAGGCCGAGGCGCTCGCCGCGCGCCTCGGCGAGCACGGCTATGTCCCCGTCCCCGTCGACCTCTCCGAGCTCCACAAGGCCGGCGGTGGCATCAAGTGCTGCACCCAGGAGATCCGCTCATGACCGCGCACATCGACGGGCCCGTCCGCACGCGTTCCTCCGCCGATCTCATCAGCGCCGAGGAGCCGGTCCTCGCGCACAACTACCACCCGCTGCCCGTGGTCGTCGCCCGCGCCGAGGGAACCTGGGTGCAGGACGTGGAGGGGCGCCGCTACCTCGACATGCTGGCGGGCTACTCGGCGCTGAACTTCGGCCACCGGCATCCGGCGCTGATCGAGGCGGCGCACCGCCAGCTGGACCGCCTCACGCTCACCTCGCGCGCCTTCCACAACGACCGGCTCGCGGAGTTCGCGGAGCGGCTCGCGGAGCTGACCGGTCTGGACATGGTGCTGCCGATGAACACCGGCGCCGAGGCGGTCGAGAGCGGCATCAAGGTGGCCCGCAAGTGGGCGTACGAGGTGAAGGGCGTCCCCGCCGACCGGGCGACGATCGTGGTCGCGGCGGAGAACTTCCACGGCCGTACGACGACGATCGTGTCGTTCTCCACGGACGAGACGGCCAGGGCCGGCTTCGGCCCCTTCACGCCGGGCTTCCGGATCGTGCCGTTCAACGACCTGGCGGCGCTGGAGCGGGCGGTCGACGAGACGACCGCGGCCGTGCTGATCGAGCCGATCCAGGGCGAGGCGGGGGTGGTCATCCCGGACGAGGGCTACCTGACCGGCGTGCGCGAGCTCACCCGCCGGGCGGGCTGCCTCTTCGTCGCCGACGAGATCCAGTCGGGCCTGGGCCGCACGGGCCGCACGCTCGCCCTGGAGCACGAGGGGGTCGTCCCGGACGTCCTGCTGCTGGGCAAGGCGCTGGGCGGCGGCATCGTCCCGGTGTCCGCGGTGGTCGCCCGCCGGGACGTGCTGGGGGTGCTGCGGCCGGGCGAGCACGGCTCGACGTTCGGCGGCAACCCGCTGGCCGCGGCGGTCGGCACGGCCGTGGTGGAGCTGCTGGAGTCGGGCGAGTTCCAGCGGCGGGCCGCCGAGCTGGGCGCGATCCTGCGCGACGGGCTCACCGGTCTGGTCGGCCGGGGTGTGGTCGGCTTCCGCTCCCGGGGCCTGTGGGCGGGCGTCGACGTCGATCCCGCGCTGGGCACCGGCCGCGAGGTCAGCGCGCGCCTCATGCGTGAGGGCGTCCTGGTCAAGGACACCCACGGCTCCACGATCCGGCTGGCGCCGCCGCTGACGATCACCGAGGAGGAACTCGTGGGGGCGCTCGGGGCGCTGGAGAAGGTGCTGGAACGGGGGGTCTGATTCCGGCCGTCGGCCAGTAAGGTGGCGCGAGGTCCGGCTCCGGGTGCGCCGGGAGCCGGACCTCGTGCGTTTCTCCTGGTCAGCCGGGGATGCCCGCCGACCACACGGACAGCCGCGGTCGGCGCGCGGCCGGAGCGGGGAGGGTGAAGATTGAGTCAGGAAGGGTAGACCACTCTCAGCGACAGAGAGGTCGGCCGTGGGCACACAGGAGGAGCGGTACGTGGCCCGGCAGCGGTTCGACGTGGCCGATGCCGTGCCGTTGCTGCTCGACGCGCAAGGCGTGGTGACGAGCTGGACCAAGGACGCCCGACGGCTGCTGGGATACGCGGCCGCCGAGGTGGTGGGCACGCGTGTGGCCGATCTGCTCTGCGACGAGGACGCGCGGCGGCTGCCCGAACTGGCCGAGCGGTGCGGCCGGGACGACGGCTGGGCGGGGCTGCTGACCGCGCGGCACAAGGACGGCCGGCCGGTCAGGCTCATGGTGCGGATCGCCTCGGCGACGGAGGCCCGGGGGTCCGTGCGGTGGCTGGTGCTGCTGTCGGAGATGGAGCAGGCCCCGGGCTGGGACATGAGCCGCTCGATGCTGGAGCAGATGGCCGCCCGCTCGCCCGTCGGCATCGCGATCGTGGACACCGACCTGCGGTTCGTGTGGTCCAACGCGGCCCTGGAGCAGTTCGGCGGCGGACCGGCGTACCAGCGGCTCGGCCGGCGCCTGGCGGACATCCAGCCGGGACTGGACTCCGAGGACATCGAGGCCCGGATGCGGCAGGTGCTGCGGACCGGGGAGCCGGTGATCGGGTACGAGCACGTGGGCCGGCTGCGTTCCGCGCCGCACCGGGAGACCGCGCACATGCTGTCGTTCACCCGCCTCGACGACGATCTCGGCCACCCGATGGGCGTGTACTACACGGTCGTCGACGTCACCGAGCGGCACCGGGCCCGGCAGCGGCTGGCCCTGCTCGACCGGGCCGGCGAGCACATCGGCCGCACCCTGGACATCACCCGGACCGCGCAGGAGCTGGCGGACGTGTCCGTTCCGGGGCTCGCCGACTTCGTCTGCGTCGACCTGCTGGGGTCGGTGATGCGCGGCGCCGAGCCCGCCCCCGGTCCGCCGGACGGCACGGACCCGGTACCGCTGCGCCGGGCGGGCCAGCAGTCCGTGAACGCGACCGTCCCGGAGGCCGTCGTCGACATCGGGGACGTGGCCGCCTACCGGCCCGGTTCGCCGCCGATCCGCTGTCTCACCAGCGGCACCTCCTGGCGCGAGGAGCGGCTCGACCCGCTCGCCGAGGAGTGGGCCACGGACATCGCCGACGGGCGCCGGGCCACCTTCCTGGAACTGGGGCTGCACAGCGTGATGATCGTGCCGATCCGGGCGCGGGGCGTCACCCTGGGCATCACCACCTTCTTCCGGCGCCGCCGCCAGGAGCCCTTCGACGAGGACGACCTGAGCCTGGCCGAGGACCTGATGTCACGGGCCGCCGTCTGCGTGGACAACGCCCGCCGCTACACCCGCGAGCGCGACGCCGCCCTGCTGCTCCAGCGCAGCCTGCTCCCCCACCGGCTGCCCGAGCAGGACGCCGTGGAGGTCGCCGCCTGCTACCGGCCGGCCGACGAGCTGACCGGCCTGGGCGGCGACTGGTACGACCTGGTCCCGCTGTCCGGTGCCCGGGTCGCCCTGGTGGTGGGCGAGGTGCCCGGTCACGGCATCGCCGCCGCGGCGGCGATGGGCGGGCTGCGCACCGCCGTACGCACCCTCGCCGCGCTGGATCTGCCGCCCCAGGAGGTGCTCGCCCACCTGGACGACCTGGTCGCGCGGTCGGCCCGCGAGGAGGGTGTGGTGCCGGGCACCGAGGGCGCCGACAGCACCGAGGCGGTGGGGTCCGGGTGTGTGTACGTCGTCTACGACCCGGTCGACGGACAGTGCGCGATGGCCGCCGCGGGGCATCCCGCGCCCACCGTGGTGCTGCCCGACGGCACCGTCACCTTCGTCGACCTGCCGCAGGGGTCGCCGCTGGGCACCGGTGGCCCGCCGTTCGAGTCGGTCGAGCTGGCCCTGCCGGAGGGGAGCACCCTCGTGCTGCACACCGACGGGCTGCTGGCCCACGGGCAGGACTGGGTCGTCGACGCGGACCGGGACCGGCTGCGGCTGGCCCTGGAGCGTTCCGAGCCCTCGCTCGACCGGCGCTGCCGGGTCGTGGTCGACGCGCTGGTCCCGGCCCGCCCGCACGACGACGTGGCCCTGCTGATGGCCCGCACCAGGGTCCTGGGGGCCGGCCAGGTCATGGAGTGGGACCTGCCCGCCGACCCCGCCGCGGTCTCCGACGCCCGCAAGGCGGCCTCCCGGGTACTGACCGAGTGGGGTCTGGAGGATCTGGCGTTCACCACGGAACTGGTCGTCAGCGAACTGGTCACCAACGCCATCCGGCACGCCACCGGTCCTGTCCGCCTCCGCCTGGTCAAGGAGCGCGCCCTGACCTGCGAGGTCTTCGACGGCAGCGCCACCGCGCCGCATCTGCGCCACCCCCGCACCACGGACGAGGGCGGGCGCGGCCTGCTGCTGGTGTCCCAGTTCAGCCAGCGGTGGGGCACCCGTTACGTCCCCGAAGGGAAGATCATCTGGGCGGAACAGTCCCTCACGGATCCATCGGCCTGACACACTGATCACGCCCATAACGTGGGAAACTGGGATGATCCCGGTGGTGAGAGCGGTGCCATGAACGATTCGGCTATCGACTACGCGGCGGTCTTCCAGGCCCTGCCCGGCATGGTGGCCCTGCTGGGGCCCGACCTGGTGTTCGCCGACGTCAACGAGGAGTTCGTCCGGCAGTCCGGCAGGGAGCGCGAGCAGCTCATCGGGCACCATCTCTTCGACGTCTTCCCGGACAACCCCAACGACAGCGCGGCGACGGGCATGCGCAACCTCAAGGCCTCGCTGCACCGGGTGCTGGACACCGGCGAGCGGGACGCGATGGCCCTCCAGCGCTACGACGTGGAGGACCCGGAGCGGCCCGGCCAGTGGCAGGAGCGGTACTGGAGCCCCTGCAACGCGCCGGTGTGCGGACCGGACGGCGAGGTGGTGCTGCTGGTGCACCGGGTCGAGGAGGTCACCGAACTGATCCGGGCCCGCGGCCGCCGGGGCGGGGGCGGACGGGCCGGCAGCCGGGGCCGGGTACTGGAGGCCGAGTTGTACACCCGCGCCCGTGAGCTCCAGGATCTCAACGACCGGCTGCGCCAGGCGCACGCCCGCGAGCGCGAGGTGGCCCTGGCCCTTCAGGAGGCGATGCTGCCCGCCCACCGCCAGGTCGGCCACCACCGGGCCGCCGTGCGCTACCGGCCCGCGGTCGGCGCGCTGAACGTGTGCGGCGACTGGTACGACCTGGTCGACCTGGTGGGCGGCAACCGGATCGGGGTGTCCGTGGGCGACGTGGTCGGCCACGGACTGGCCGCCGCCGGCGTCATGGGCCAGCTGCGCAGCGCGCTCACCGCCACCTCCCGGGTCGCCGACGGGCCCGCCCAGGCGCTCGACGTCCTCGGGCGCTACGCCCATGTGGTCGACGGCGCCGAGTCCGCCACCGCGGTCACGACCTTCGTCGACTTCGACCGCCGCACCATCACCTACAGCAGCGCCGGCCATCCGCCGCCCGCGCTGGTCCGTCCCGACGGCCGGGTGGAGTTCCTCGACCGGGCCACCGACCCCCCGCTGGACGCCCGTCCCGACCCGGAGCCCAGACCTGAGGCCGAGACCGCCTTCGCCGACGGCGACACGCTGGTGCTGTACACCGACGGTCTGATCGAGCGGCGCCGCGAGGACATCGACACCGGCCTGGCCCGCCTCGCCGACGCCCTCACCCGGCACCGCGCGTCCGACCCCGACACCCTCGCCGACGCGGTCCTCCTGGAGCTGCTGCCCCCGGGCGGCGCGACGGACGACACGGCCCTGATCGTCGTACGACTGTGAACGCGCTTGCCGGAAGGGTCCAACAGGCCGTTGTCCGGGGCCGGGTGGCCGAGCGGGCCCGGTTCCCCCTCTCAGCGCGTGCGCCTACACTGGCACCCCCCACAACACGCCGGTTGACCTGCTTGAACACGGCGGTTGAGCCATCCGCCGGAGTGAGGAGCGTCCCGTTGTTCTACTACGTGCTCAAGTACGTGTTGCTGGGCCCGCTGCTGAGACTGGTGTTCCGGCCTCGAATAGAGGGCCTCGAACACGTCCCGGACACCGGCCCGGCCATCGTCGCGGGCAACCATCTCTCCTTCTCCGACCACTTCCTGATGCCCGCGGTCCTCAAGCGCCGCATCACCTTCCTGGCGAAGGCCGAGTACTTCACGGGCCCGGGTCTCAGGGGTCGGCTGACCGCGTTCTTCTTCCGCAGCGCGGGGCAGATCCCGGTGGACCGCTCCGGCAAGGAGGCGGGCCAGGCGGCGATCCGCGAGGGGCTCGGTGTGCTGAGCAAGGACGAGCTGCTGGGCATCTATCCCGAGGGGACGCGCTCGCACGACGGGCGGCTCTACAAGGGCAAGGTCGGGGTGGCGGTCATGGCGCTCAAGGCTCAGGTCCCGGTGATCCCGTGCGCGATGATCGGCACCTTCGAGGCCCAGCCGCCCGGGAAGGTCATCCCCAACATCCACCCCGTGGTGATCCGCTTCGGCAAGCCGCTCGACTTCTCCCGCTACGCCGGCATGGAGAACGAGAAGGCCATCCTGCGCGCCATCACCGACGAGATCATGTACGCGATCCTCAAGCTGTCCGAGCAGGAGTACGTCGACCAGTACGCGGCCGTCGCCAAGGCCGAGGAGGCCGCCGCGCGCCGGGACAAGGAGCGCCGGTTCCCCCGGATGCCGCTGAGCTGAGCCGAGCTCTGCCGTCGGCAGAACCCCGTGGCAGAACGGGAGTTGACCGTCGTACGGTCACGGCATGACACGACGCGCTGTGGTGATCGGAGCGACGGGACAGATCGGACGGGCGGCCGTGGGCGCGCTCGCCCGGGACGACTGGGAGGTCACGGCCGTCTCGCGGGGCGGCGGGCGGGACGACGGCTGGCCCGAGGGGGTGCGGGTCGCGCGGGCCGACCGGACGGACGACACGGTCCTGGCGGACGCGGTCGGCGACGGCTGCGACGTCCTGGTGGACCTGGTCGCCTACGGGCCGGAACACGCCCGGCAGTTGCTCGCGCTCTCCGACCGGGTCGGCTCCGCCGTGGTGATCTCCAGCCTCTCGGTGTACGAGGACGACAAGGGGCGGAACTTCGACACCCAGGAAGAGCCGGGAGGTTTTCCCGAGTACCCGGTCCCGGTCACGGAGGAGCAGCGGACCGTCGCCCCCGCCGACACGTCGTACAGCACCCGCAAGGCGGGCCTGGAACGCGAACTCCTCGCCGCGGGCGACCGGTTGCCCACCACGCTCCTGCGGGCCGGGGCGATTCACGGACCGCACTGCCGGACCCCGCGCGAGCTGTACTTCGTCAAGCGCAACCTGGACCGCCGCCCCCGGCGCGTGCTGTCCTACCGCGGTGAGAGCCGGTTCCACCCGGCGAACGTCCACAACATCGCCGAGCTGATCCGGCTGGCCGCCGCGCGGCCCGGCTCCCGGGCCCTGAACGCCGTCGACCCGGACGCGCCGACGGTGGTGCAGATCGCCGCCGCGATCGACGCCGTGATGGGCGTGGAGACCGAGAACGTGCTCGTGGACGGGCCGCCGCCGTCGCCGACGGTGGGCGCCACCCCCTGGTCGACGCCGGTGCCGGTGGTCTGCGCCATGTCGGCCGCCGAACGGGAGCTGGGCTACCGCCCCGTGGTCCGGTACGCCGAGAGCCTGCCGGAGACCGTCGCGTGGATCGAGGGCAGGCTGGGCGAAGGGGACTGGCGGGAGGCGTACCCGAAGATGTTCGAGGTGTACGGCGACCTCTTCGACTACGCGGCGGAGGACGCCTTCCTCTCTGGTTCGGGTCTCTAGTTCGGGTCGCGGTTGAACCTCGACGTGGACCAGAAGTAGCCGAGCGCGGCCAGGCCGAGGCACCAGGCGACGGCGAGCCGGCCGTTGTGGCCGATCCCGGTGCCGAGGAGCAGGCCGCGCAGGGTCTCGATGGCCCATCCCGACGGCGATCCAGGTGAGCGCCAGGGAGACGAGCGCCAGCAGCCCGACCGCCGGGATCCACTCCGGGACGGTGGCATCGGTGGAGCGGAAGCCGACGGCCACGGCTCCATGGAACCAGCTCAGGACAGGGCGCTCAGGCCTTCGCGCGGAGGACGTCGATGTTGCCCCAGTTGGTCCGGGCGCGGACCTTGACGGTGTCCTCGGTCTCCTCCGGAGCCTCCGACGCGGTGAGCCTGTTGCGCACCTGCCCCCGGTTGGAGCTGACGTCGAGCCAGGCTGCGGTGCCCTCGCGGATGCCGACCGCGATGGAGCCGTTGGAGGTCTCCAACTGGACGTCGCCGCCGGCGACTTCGCCGACGCGAAAGGAGGCGTTGGTCGTGGTGACGGTGACCGACGCCTCGGCGCGGGTGATGTCGATGCCGCCGTTGGCGCCCTTCACCCGCAGGTCGCCGGTCACGACGCCGACGGTCGTGGTGCCGTTCGAGTTCTTCAGGACGGCGGGGCCGTCGACGAACCCGACGCGCATGTTGCCGGAGCTGGTGGTGATCTCGGCCATGCCCTCGACCCGGTCCACGACGATCGAGCCGTGGGCGGCTGTCACGTTCAGCGGACCGGTGGTGTCGAGGCGGACGTCGCCCGAGGCCTTCACCCGGACCTCGCCGAGCCGGCCCTCACCGAGGACCTGGGCCCAGGAGCCGGTCACCTCGATGTGCGAACCCGCGGGCAGGTCGACCACCACGTCGACCGCGCCGGAGGGCCCGATGAGGCGGCGCTCCGTCGTCCTGACGGTCAGGACACCGCTCGCATACGCGACCTCGGTCTGCTCGGCGGCCCGCACGTCCTTGTCCCGCTCCGGGTCACGGGGCCGCACCTCGACGACCGTGTCGAGGCGGTCGCCCGCGGCGAACTGGATGGAACCGGCGCCCACGTGTGCCGTGACCGAAATCGGTTCGGGAGTGTCGAAAGAAGGCATGGCTGTCCCGTCCTCATGAGTCCTTGAGCCGTCCCCGCTGGTGGGACGTGGTGTGCGATGCGGGCAGGGGCGCGGTCAGCGCACCCAGCCCGTGAAGCTCTGACCGACGGTGCGGCTCCGTTCCGTCGTACGCGGCTGCGTCCCGCCGTCGACCGCGGCCGACACCGCGCGTACCAGCCACGCGTTGACCGACAGACCCTCGCGGGTCGCGGCCTCCTCGGCGCGGGTCTTGAGGTGGGCCGGCAGCCGCAGGTTGACGCGGGCGGTGCCGCCCTCGTCGCCGTCGGCGGGAACCGGGGCCTTCAGCGGTCCGGCGGACGCGGCCGGCTCCCCGGGACCGCTGCCGTAGTCGGGCGGCGGTGTCACCACGAACTCGGGGTCGAGCCCACGCAGCCGTACGTCGACCGAGCCGGGGGCGAGTTCGTGGGTGATCTCGTCCATCGCGGCGGAGAGCACGTTGAGCATGGTCAGCCGTGTCGCCGACTCCAGCGGAGCCGTGAGCCTCTCGGCCAGCTCCCGGGCTTCGCTACCACCGGCCTCGGCGGCCACCGCGAGTTCGCGGCGGAGGGTGTGGACATACGGGGTGAGGTCCATGACGCCATGATGGCACCACAGTGGCGCCACCTGCAAGCAAAGTGGCGCCACGTTATGCCATCCGGTGCCATATGGCACCCAAGTGGTGCCATACAAAGGAAGGAGGGGACGGCCGTCGGCCGCCCCCTCCTCTGTCGTACGTCCCGCGGTGTTACGGCTTGGGCGTGGCGTGCGGTGTGCAGGTCACGTCGCGGCCGTCCAGCTTGCCGGTGAGCAGATAGGTCTCCACCCGCTCGTTGATGCACGGGTTGACCAGGTTGGTCACGCCGTGGGAGCCCGCGTCCTTCTCGGTGATCAGGCGGGAGCCCTTGAAGCGCTTGTGGAGTTCGACGGCGCCGCCGTACGGGGTGGCGGCGTCACGCTCGGCCTGCACGATGAGGACCCCCGGCAGGCCCTTGCCGGCCCTGACGTCCACCGGCGTCTGCTGCTTGACCGGCCAGGTGGCACAGGGCAGGTTCATCCAGGCGTTGGACCAGGTCAGGAACGGGTAGTTCTGGTGCAGCCTGGTGTTGTCGCGGTCCCACTTGCGCCAACTGGTGGGCCACTTGGCGTCGGCGCACTCCACGGCCGTGTAGACGGCGTTGCCGTTCTCCGAGGACGCGTTGCCCGCGGTGTCCGACAGGTCCGGAGCGGCCGCGTCGACCAGGGCCTGGGTGTCGCCCGCGACGTACTTGCTGAACACGGAGGCGACCGGAGCCCACGAGGAGTCGTAGTACGGGGCGCCCTGGAAGAAGCCGATCAGCTCGGCCGGGCCGACGACCCCGCCGATGGGGCTCTTCTTCGCGGTGGCCCGCAGCTCCAGCCACTTCGCCTGCACTTCGGCACGGGTGTCGCCGAGGTGGTAGGTCGCGTCGTTCTTGGCGACCCAGTCCTGCCAGTCCTTCCAGCGCATCTCGAAGGCGACGTCCTGGTCGAGGTTGGCCTCGTACCAGATCTTCTCCCGGGACGGGTTGACGACGCTGTCGACGATCATGCGGCGGACGTGGCCCGGGAACAGCGTGCCGTAGACCGCTCCGAGGTAGGTGCCGTAGGA
Proteins encoded in this region:
- a CDS encoding NAD-dependent epimerase/dehydratase family protein — its product is MVIGATGQIGRAAVGALARDDWEVTAVSRGGGRDDGWPEGVRVARADRTDDTVLADAVGDGCDVLVDLVAYGPEHARQLLALSDRVGSAVVISSLSVYEDDKGRNFDTQEEPGGFPEYPVPVTEEQRTVAPADTSYSTRKAGLERELLAAGDRLPTTLLRAGAIHGPHCRTPRELYFVKRNLDRRPRRVLSYRGESRFHPANVHNIAELIRLAAARPGSRALNAVDPDAPTVVQIAAAIDAVMGVETENVLVDGPPPSPTVGATPWSTPVPVVCAMSAAERELGYRPVVRYAESLPETVAWIEGRLGEGDWREAYPKMFEVYGDLFDYAAEDAFLSGSGL
- a CDS encoding PP2C family protein-serine/threonine phosphatase; this encodes MNDSAIDYAAVFQALPGMVALLGPDLVFADVNEEFVRQSGREREQLIGHHLFDVFPDNPNDSAATGMRNLKASLHRVLDTGERDAMALQRYDVEDPERPGQWQERYWSPCNAPVCGPDGEVVLLVHRVEEVTELIRARGRRGGGGRAGSRGRVLEAELYTRARELQDLNDRLRQAHAREREVALALQEAMLPAHRQVGHHRAAVRYRPAVGALNVCGDWYDLVDLVGGNRIGVSVGDVVGHGLAAAGVMGQLRSALTATSRVADGPAQALDVLGRYAHVVDGAESATAVTTFVDFDRRTITYSSAGHPPPALVRPDGRVEFLDRATDPPLDARPDPEPRPEAETAFADGDTLVLYTDGLIERRREDIDTGLARLADALTRHRASDPDTLADAVLLELLPPGGATDDTALIVVRL
- a CDS encoding lysophospholipid acyltransferase family protein, giving the protein MFYYVLKYVLLGPLLRLVFRPRIEGLEHVPDTGPAIVAGNHLSFSDHFLMPAVLKRRITFLAKAEYFTGPGLRGRLTAFFFRSAGQIPVDRSGKEAGQAAIREGLGVLSKDELLGIYPEGTRSHDGRLYKGKVGVAVMALKAQVPVIPCAMIGTFEAQPPGKVIPNIHPVVIRFGKPLDFSRYAGMENEKAILRAITDEIMYAILKLSEQEYVDQYAAVAKAEEAAARRDKERRFPRMPLS
- a CDS encoding DUF4097 family beta strand repeat-containing protein, which gives rise to MPSFDTPEPISVTAHVGAGSIQFAAGDRLDTVVEVRPRDPERDKDVRAAEQTEVAYASGVLTVRTTERRLIGPSGAVDVVVDLPAGSHIEVTGSWAQVLGEGRLGEVRVKASGDVRLDTTGPLNVTAAHGSIVVDRVEGMAEITTSSGNMRVGFVDGPAVLKNSNGTTTVGVVTGDLRVKGANGGIDITRAEASVTVTTTNASFRVGEVAGGDVQLETSNGSIAVGIREGTAAWLDVSSNRGQVRNRLTASEAPEETEDTVKVRARTNWGNIDVLRAKA
- a CDS encoding SpoIIE family protein phosphatase, producing the protein MGTQEERYVARQRFDVADAVPLLLDAQGVVTSWTKDARRLLGYAAAEVVGTRVADLLCDEDARRLPELAERCGRDDGWAGLLTARHKDGRPVRLMVRIASATEARGSVRWLVLLSEMEQAPGWDMSRSMLEQMAARSPVGIAIVDTDLRFVWSNAALEQFGGGPAYQRLGRRLADIQPGLDSEDIEARMRQVLRTGEPVIGYEHVGRLRSAPHRETAHMLSFTRLDDDLGHPMGVYYTVVDVTERHRARQRLALLDRAGEHIGRTLDITRTAQELADVSVPGLADFVCVDLLGSVMRGAEPAPGPPDGTDPVPLRRAGQQSVNATVPEAVVDIGDVAAYRPGSPPIRCLTSGTSWREERLDPLAEEWATDIADGRRATFLELGLHSVMIVPIRARGVTLGITTFFRRRRQEPFDEDDLSLAEDLMSRAAVCVDNARRYTRERDAALLLQRSLLPHRLPEQDAVEVAACYRPADELTGLGGDWYDLVPLSGARVALVVGEVPGHGIAAAAAMGGLRTAVRTLAALDLPPQEVLAHLDDLVARSAREEGVVPGTEGADSTEAVGSGCVYVVYDPVDGQCAMAAAGHPAPTVVLPDGTVTFVDLPQGSPLGTGGPPFESVELALPEGSTLVLHTDGLLAHGQDWVVDADRDRLRLALERSEPSLDRRCRVVVDALVPARPHDDVALLMARTRVLGAGQVMEWDLPADPAAVSDARKAASRVLTEWGLEDLAFTTELVVSELVTNAIRHATGPVRLRLVKERALTCEVFDGSATAPHLRHPRTTDEGGRGLLLVSQFSQRWGTRYVPEGKIIWAEQSLTDPSA